The Candidatus Binatia bacterium genome includes the window GGCGGTGGGCCGGCTCGAGGACGCGAGCCTCCGGATCGAGGCAGCGAAGGTGAAGCCCTTCGACCAGCAGTGCAGCCGCGAGTGGCTCGAAGCGCTGACCGACTACTGCGTGGCGCTGAACGACATCCAGCGGCTCAACAACGCGTCGATTCACGAGAAGCTGCACCGGATCGCCGGCCACCTGAAGCTCGACGACCTGCTGTGAGCGGCGCGTGGCGCGCGGCCGGCGGACGCCCGCGCCGGGACGCGGCGGAACGATGCGACGAGGCGCGCGGACGGCGAGCGATCGCCGTCGCGCGCGAAGGAGGTGAGCGATGACCGTGAAGACGATCTTCCTCGGCGCGACCCTGGTCGCAGCGCTTCTCGTCGGAGGCCCCGCCGACGCCCAGAACGCGACGCCCGCGCCGGGTCCGACGCTCGCGCCCGTGCCGGGCGGCGCCAAGATGGGCGGACCGCGCGGGCCGATGGGGTCGCGGATGGGCGCTCACGGCATGCGCGCGCGCGGCCCGATGGGCGGCGGGCCGGGCGGCGCGATGTGCACGCTCGCCGAGCACGCGGATACGATCGAGGTGAAGAACCTCGACGACGGCGTGACGATCACGCTGCGCTCGCGCGACAAGTCGGACGTCACGCGGATGCAGAAGATCGCCGAGGCGATGCGGCTCCTGTACGAGGCGTCGTCGGAGTGACGTCGACGGCGAGGTGACGCGAATGACCGGCGCGCGCGGCCCGATGCGGATCGCATCGGCGCCGGCGTCCGGGCGAGGTGCTCAGGCGCCCGAGACCTCGCTCATCGAGCTCGCGAGGCCGAGGAACGCGTCGAGCACGTCGCTGCGCGTGACGATGCCGACGAGCCTGCCGTTCTCGACGATCGGCACCGCACCGAAGCGCTCGCGACGCATCAGCCGTGCGGCATCCTCCATGGTGTCCTGCGGCGAGAGCGTCATCGGCTCGTGCGTCATGACCATCTCGACCGCCACCTTGCCCGGATCGTTGTCGCGCGCGCGCGGCCGTCGCCGTCGCGGCTCGAGCTCGCGAGTGATCGCCTCCTCGATCTCGGTGAACACCGAGGGGAAGGCGTCGCGGAGGTCGCGGTCGGTGACGATGCCGATCACGTGCCCATCGCGCACCACGGGCAGCTGGTTCACGCGGTGGCGGAACATCTGCTCGCGCGCGTGCGCGATCGTGTCGAGCGGCTTCACGGTGTGCACGGGGCGCGACATCCATTCCTCGATCAGCATGGCGAACCTCCTCTGCGCCTGCGCGCGGCAGCGACGGTGGACCGCACCGGTCGCGGCCCACGCAAGCGTTGCGCGGTCGCAAGCGCGAGGCCAGACCGGTCCGCCGATTCGTGCAGCGTCCTCGCGCCTGCGCGTCGTTCGCGATGCCAAACCTGCGACGCCCCGCCGCCCGGCTTTCGCTCGTTCGGGAACGGCCGCGCCGCGAGGTGGCGTCGTGGTGCAGCTTTTCTTCGGCGCTCGCCTGGCAGCGGGCTTGCGTCTCCGCGGTCGGGCCCCACGGGCCGCGATGGGGACGGGTCTGCCAGCCCGGCGGATCCGCGCCACACGGGGGAAGGAATGAAGGAACCGCTGAGAATCACGTATCGCGGCATCGAGCCGACGCCGGCCATCGAGGCCAAGATCCGCGAGCGCGCCGCGAGGCTCGATCGCTACTACGACGACATCATCAGCTGCCACGTGACGGTCGACACGCCACACCGCAGCCAGGTCAAGGCCAAGCTGTACGACGTGCGCATCGATCTGGTGGTCAAGGGCGCCGAGATCGTCGTGCGGCGCGAGCCGGCGCAGCACCCGGAGCACACCGATCTCTACGTGGCGATCCGCGACGCGTTCGACGCCGCCAAGCGCCGGCTCCAGGACCACGCGCGTCGCCAGCGGCGCGAGGTCAAGGTCAACGAGCACCCGCCGCGCGCCCGCGTCGCGCGCATCTTCCCCGACGAGGGCTACGGCTTTCTCGAGACGCCCGACGGGCGCGAGATCTACTTTCACCGCAACAGCGTGCTGAACGGCGCCTTCGATCGGCTGACCGAAGGGACGCTCGTTCGCTACGCGGAGGAGCAAGGGACGGAGGGGCCGCAGGCGAGCACGGTGGCGCTGCCGTAGCGCGCGCTGCGTGTCGGGGCGGGCGGTGCGCGGTGCGCGATGGTAAGCGCGCCCCCGTCCCCGCGACGGCTCGCGCACGCAGCGGCTCGCCAATGCGCCGCGCCCGCGCGCGCCGCCGGCACGCGCGCGGGCGCTCACACATCGAGCGTGACCTGCGCCATCCAGCCGTCGTCGGTCCGCTCGACGCGCAGGCCCGCGAGCGTCACCGCCTTGACGTCCGCCTCGAGCCGGTGACGCGTCGGATCGATGCGCTCGCCGCGCAGCTCGGCGCGCACCTCGTGCTCGCCGTCGCGCGACGCGACGCGCACCTCGGTCGCGCGCAGCAGGAGCTGCTCCGCGTCCTTCCAGAAGACGAGCTCCTCGAGGAAGACCATGAGCAGCAGATCGAGCTCGCTCGCCGTCAGGAGCACCGGCTTCGCGACGGTCGGCGCGATCGAGTCGAGCGAGCCGACCATCGCGCTCGCCGTCGCCTCGGCGGCGATCCAGAAGAGCCCGTCGAGGTCGTCCGCGTAGGCGCGGAACGTGACGTCGGCGGTGACGCCCTCGATGTACTCGAAGCGCGGCGCCGGCACGTCAGCCCTTGACGTTGCCGATCGGCGTCAAGCGCACGACCGGACGGCTGATCCCGGCGCGCGCGGTCGCCGCGATCACCTGGTCGATGTCCTTGTAGGCCGCGCCCGCCTCCTCGGCGAGGCCCGACCACGAGACGCTGCGCACGTAGATGCCGCGCCGCTCGAGCTGGTCGCGCAGCTCGCGTCCGCGGAAGGACTTCTTCGCCTTGTGCCGGCTCATCGTCCGGCCGCTGCCGTGGGCGGTGCTGAAGAACGACGCCTCGCCGCCCTTGGTACCGACGAGCAGATACGAGCCGCTCTCCATCGAGCCGCCGATGATGACCGGCTGGCCGACCTCGGCGAGCTCCTCCGGCACGCCCGCCATGCCAGGCGCGAACGCGCGCGTCGCGCCCTTACGGTGCACGAGGAGCTTGCGCTTGACGCCGCCCACCACGTGCGTCTCGACCTTCGCCGTGTTGTGCGCGACGTCGTACACCTGGTTCAGACCCAGGTCCTCCGGCGCGCGACGGAACACGCTGGAGAACACCTCGCGCACGCGGTGCAGGATCACCTGGCGGTTCGCGAACGACACGTTCGCGGCGCACTTCATCGCTGCGAAGTAGCGCTGCCCTTCGGGTGAGCGGAACGGCGCGCAGGCGAGCTCGCGGTCGAGCACCTCGAGGCCGTACTTCTTGGTCATCACGTCGAGGAAGAGCCGCACGTAGTCGCTCGCCACCTGGTGGCCGAAGCCGCGGCTGCCGCAGTGGAACATCACCGCGACCTGGTAGGGGCGCACGAAGCCCATGCGCTGCGCGAGCTTCGCGTCGATCACGTGCTCCGGGCGCACGACCTGGATCTCGAGGTAGTGATTGCCCGAGCCCAGCGTGCCGATCTGGTGATGGCCGCGCTCGACGGCGCGCTCGCTGACCGCGTCGGGATCGGCGCCGGGGAAGCAGCCGCGCTCCTCGGTGCGGCGCAGGTCCTCCTCGGTGCCGAGCCCGCGCCGCACGCACCACGGCGCGCCCTCGCGCAGCACGTCGGCGAACTCCGACGGCGTCAGCTCGAGGAAGCCGCGCGAGCCGACGCCCGCCGGCACGCGCTCGAACAGCGCGTCGACCAGCTCGCGCAGCCGCGGCCGCACCTCGTCGAGCGTCAGGTTGGTCAGCACGAGCCGCATGCCGCAGTTGATGTCGAAGCCGATGCCGCCGGGCGAAATCACGCCGTCCTCGAGATCCATCGCCGCGACGCCGCCGATCGGGAAGCCGTAGCCCCAGTGTGCGTCGGGCATCACCATGCTCGCGCCGACGATGCCCGGCAGGCGCGCGACGTTCGCCGCCTGCTCGAAGACCGCGTCGTCCATCGCGTGCACGAGATCCTCGGTTGCGAACACGCGGATCGGGACGCGCATGCCGGAGCGGAAGCTCGTCGGCAGCTCCCACACCGCGTCGCTGATTCGCTTGATGCCCTTCGGTGCTGCCATTTCGTCGATTGTATCGCTGGCTGCGAGCGGAGCCAGAGCGTCTTGGTTGATTTGGCCCGGCGGCGTGCGATCTGCACCACCCGCAACGCGACGTCGCACTGCGCGCCGCGCGCGCTGCCGTCGAGCACGTCTCGAAGAGCGCGCGAACGACATTTTCGTCTTGCTGCGGTCGTGGATCCGTGAGATGCCGTCGCTACCACCCGCAGCCGAAAGGAGGGCGCCATGCTGCGCCTCTCGATCTTCCTCGTGGCCTTGGCGTCGATTCCCGGCGAGGCGCTCGCAATCGACCGCTTCGTGTCGCCGCGGGGGACGGACACCGCGAACGACTGCTCGAGCAGCGCCGCTCCTTGCCGCACCCTCGCGCACGCGCTCGGCCAGGCGGGCGCCGGCGACGTCGTCAAGCTCGCAATTGGCACGCACCGCACGAACGCGCTCGTCGACCTTCCCGCGACGCTGACGGTCTCAGGCGGCTGGACGTCCGGCTTCACCAAGCAGGACGCGCCCCGCAAGACGCCGCGCACGCGCCTCGACGGTCGCAAGCTCGATCGCGTCCTCGCCCTCGACGCGGACGCCGAGACCATCGACGTCACGCTCGAGAACCTGACCGTCCTGCGCGGGCAGTCGTCGACCGCCCTACCCGGCGTCGGGCTGCACGGCGGCGGCATCCTCGCGACGGCGCGCAACGGCGGCACGCTCTCGCTCACGCTGCGCAACGTGGCCGTGATGCGCAACCAGACCACCAAGGACTTCCCGATCTCCGGCGGCGGACTCGGCGTGTTCGGCCACGACGCGAGCTCGGTGACGGTGCTCGCGCAGGACGCGTCGTTCAGCAACAACGTCGCCGAGCACGGCGGCGCGATCTCCGTGGTCGGCGCGGGGAACGTCTCTCTTCAGCTCGAGCGCACGGCTCTGCGCAGCAACGTCGCGCGCTCGAGCGGGCGCGGTGGCGCCATCGCGCTCGACCGGCTCGCGGATCCCGGCTTCACGACGATGACGATCGACGCCGGGCTGCTCGAGAAGAACCGCGCGCACGAAGGCGCGGCCCTCTCGCTCCGCGGGGCGGTGACGGCGACGCTGGTCAACACCGTGGCGCGCGACAACCGCGCACCCTTCGGCGTCGTCTCCGTCGACGGCGAGCCGCTCGTGCCGCTTCCCGAGCTGACGGTGTCGAGCTCGACGCTCCTGACCGCGTCGAAGCGTCAGCCGCCGCCGATCCCGCTCCGGATCGTGAACGGCACGGTCACCGTGCGGAGCTCGATCGTGTGGAGCACGGGCGCCGCCGTGCTGCTGCACGGAGGCGGCGTCCTCGACCTCGACCACAGCGACGTCGGCGGGATCGCGTTCCCGGGCGTCCCCGGCGTCGTCAACGACTTCGGTGGCAACATCTCGGCCGACCCGCAGCTCGTGCGCGCGAACGGCTCGGACGTCCACCTGAAGGCGACCTCGCCGTGCGTGAACGCCGGCACGTGCGTCGGCGCGCCGCCGGTCGATTTCGAGGGCGACCCGCGGCCGGTCGGTGCGGAGTGCGACATCGGCGCGGACGAGCGCGTCTCTTGACGCGCGGTAGGTCTTCGTCGACGCGTTGGCGCGGTACTTGACGCGTGACGAAGGATGGAGCGCACGTCGCCGCTCCGGGGACGCACGTGGCGTGACGCCCGGAGCGGCGACGCGGCCGGCGTTCAGCCGCGGATGAACGCGAGGATGTCGGGGTTGATCACGTCGGCGTTGATGGTGAACGCGCCGTGCGAGAAACCCTTGTAGACCTTCAGCGTGCTGTTCTTGACGAGCTTCGCCGACAGCAGCGCCGAGGCCTCGATCGGCACGACCTGGTCGTCGTCGCCGTGCAGGATCAGGGTCGGCACGTCGATCGCCTTCAGGTCCTCGGTGAAGTCGGTCTCGGAGAACGCCTTGATGCAGTCGTAGTGCGCCTTGGCGCCGCCCATCATGCCCTGGCGCCACCAGTTCCAGACCACCCCGTCGAGACGCTTCGCGCCCGGGCGATTGAAGCCGTAGAAGGGCCCGCTCGCGACGTCGAGGTAGAACTGCGCGCGGTTCGCGGCGAGCGACGCGCGGAAGCCGTCGAAGACCTCGAGCGGCGTGCCCTGCGGGTTCTTGTCGCTCTTCACCATGATCGGCGGCACCGCGCTGATCAGGACGGCCTTGGCGACGCGCCCCTTGCCGTAGCGGGCGACGTAGCGTGCGACCTCGCCGCCACCGGTGGAGTGTCCGATGTGGATCGCGTCGCGCAGATCGAGCGCCTCGACGAGTTGCTTGACGTCTTCGACATAGGTGTCCATGTCGTTGCCGGTCGCGGTCTGCGTCGAGCGACCGTGGCCCCGCCGATCGTGCGCGATCACGCGGTAGCCTTTCTCGAGGAAGAACAGCATCTGGGCATCCCAGTCGTCCGAGCTGAGCGGCCAGCCGTGATGGAACATGACCGGCTGTCCGCTGCCCCAGCCCTTGTAGAAGATCTCCGTGCCGTCCTTCGTCTTGAACACGCCCATGGTCTTCCTCCTCTGAATCTCCTCTGACTCTCCTCCTGCCGACGACCAGCGCTGCGCGTCCGCTCGACACGCGAGTCGAGCTCCGTCGACGGCGTATTCTCGTCCGCAAGCATCCTGCCAGCGTCGCGAGTAGATTCCAGAGCCGCATTGCAGCGTCGTTGCGGATCACGCGCCTGATCGGATGTCGGCACCGTGACGCTATGTCGGCAGCTCTGGCGATCCTTTCGGCATCGTGACGCGTGCGTTGGCGTCTGCGTGACGTCGGCGTCGTCTTCGTGGTCGCTGCGGTCGCGTCGCGCTGATGCTCCGGCGCCCTCGTGCGCGTCTCCTGTCACGAAACGTGCTGCTACCTGGTCTTCCTTTTCGTATTCGCACTGCGAGGAGCACGGGCCGCGCGGCGCCCACCTCGCCTGCCGACGAAGGGAAAATCCATGAAGATCGTGGTCATCGGTGGCAACGGGCTCATTGGCAGCGGCCTCGTCGAGATCCTTCGCGAGCGCGGACACACGGTCGTGTCGGCCTCGCCGCGCTCGGGCGTCGACACGCTGACCGGCGAGGGCCTCGCGGATGTGCTTGACGGCGCCGACGTCGTGGTCGACGTCACCAACTCGCCGTCGTGGGCCGACGACGACGTGATGCGCTTCTTCCAGACCTCGACGCGCAACCAGCTCGCAGCGGAAAGAAAGGCCGGCGTGCAGCATCACGTCGCACTCTCCGTCGTCGGCTGCGAGCGCATGCCCGAGAGCGGCTACTTCCGCGCCAAGGTCGCGCAGGAGGAGCTGATCGAGAACGGCCCCGTGCCGTACTCGATCCTCCGCGCGACGCAGTTCTTCGAGTTCCTCGGACAGGTCGCCGACGCCGGCTTCGACGGCACCGCGGTGCACGTACCGCCGATCCTGATGCAGCCGATCGCGGCGCGTGATGTGTCGGCGGCGCTCGCCGACGTCGCGTGCGGCAAGCCGCTGCAGGGCATGGCCGAGGTCGCCGGTCCCGAGCGCCTGCGGCTCGACGGCCTCGCGCGCCGCGTGCTGCACGCGCGCGGCGACGACCGTCCCGTGGTCGCGGACCCGGAGGCGCTCTACTTCGGCACGCCGGCGGACGACGAGTCGCTCGTCGCCGGCGACGACGCGCGGCTCGCGCCGACGCGGTTCGCCGAGTGGTTGCCGCGGGTCGCGCACTGACGCTGCTGGCTCCGAGCGACGTTCACATGGTGCGCGCAGGACGGGCGGCGTGCGCCGTGCGCGTGCACGCGGTCTCCTTCGCGCGTCCGGTCCGCTTGCCGAGGAGGCGACGCATGGCGAATCGGTCGGCTCTCATTCTTCGTGGCTCGCGCGGCGCGACGCGTTCGGTCGCGCTGTTGTGCACGTTGGTCGTGGTCGCCGTCGCCTCGGTCGTGATCGCGTCGGCGGACGAGGCGCGCGCCGGCGAGGCGGGACGCGTCACGGAGCTCATGACGCAGGCGCTCCCGAACGTCCCTGGCAAGGAGGTCACGATGATCACGGTGGACTACGCGCCCGGCGCCGTCGACCCCGTGCATCGCCACGACGGCGCCGCGTTCCTCTACGTGCTCGAAGGGACGATCGAGATGCAGATGGAGGGCGGCCAGAAGGTGACGCTCGAGGCCGGCGAGACGTTCTACGAAGAGCCGGGCCGCGTGCACGCGGTGGGGCGGAATACGAGTGACACGAAGCCTGCGAAGTTCGTCGTGGTGCTGGTGAAGGATCGCGGGACGCCGCTGCTCGAGGTCGTCGAGCCCTGATACGGGGCGGCGGACAACCTCTGTCCCCACGCCGGGCTAAGCTCCCGCGTCATCGACACGCGAGAGGAGCCCGCCCCCGTGACGCGTCAGAAGATCGGAGTTTGGTACATCGAGCAGCTTGCGCGCAGCACCCTGCGGACGACCTGGCGACGGTTCGGTGACACCGCCGTCCGCATCGCGGACGAGCCGGTGAGCTGGGCCTACAGAGCAGACCTAGGCGAGCTCGAGCGCGCCATCGAAAACAAGGATTTCGATGCCTGGCTCGACGCCCGCGACCGCGTCGCGCGGTTGTTCGACCGGCGTGCTCGGCTCTGGCACGTCACGACCGAGGCGGTCATCACCAACTGGGCTTCGCTGGCGGGTACGTGGACGTCCTCTGTCGAACGGCTCGAGCTGCGCGACGGAAGCTCGCTCTTCATCGCCATCGGCGATCCCGAGCAACCGGACGAGCCCGTCCTGCTGCTCGCCCACGCGCAGCCGTCCGCCGATCTCGAGATCCGACGCGCCGTGATCGAGGAGCTCCTCGCCAGCCGGGGAGTGAGGTTCCATGCAGCCGAGTACGTTTCGGACGTTCGCTGGTGCACGGTCACGATCTGCGATCCGGATCTGCTCGACGCGGCGCGCGCCGGATACCGCCGCGCGATCACGCGGGCGACG containing:
- a CDS encoding SDR family oxidoreductase, which codes for MKIVVIGGNGLIGSGLVEILRERGHTVVSASPRSGVDTLTGEGLADVLDGADVVVDVTNSPSWADDDVMRFFQTSTRNQLAAERKAGVQHHVALSVVGCERMPESGYFRAKVAQEELIENGPVPYSILRATQFFEFLGQVADAGFDGTAVHVPPILMQPIAARDVSAALADVACGKPLQGMAEVAGPERLRLDGLARRVLHARGDDRPVVADPEALYFGTPADDESLVAGDDARLAPTRFAEWLPRVAH
- a CDS encoding choice-of-anchor Q domain-containing protein, producing the protein MLRLSIFLVALASIPGEALAIDRFVSPRGTDTANDCSSSAAPCRTLAHALGQAGAGDVVKLAIGTHRTNALVDLPATLTVSGGWTSGFTKQDAPRKTPRTRLDGRKLDRVLALDADAETIDVTLENLTVLRGQSSTALPGVGLHGGGILATARNGGTLSLTLRNVAVMRNQTTKDFPISGGGLGVFGHDASSVTVLAQDASFSNNVAEHGGAISVVGAGNVSLQLERTALRSNVARSSGRGGAIALDRLADPGFTTMTIDAGLLEKNRAHEGAALSLRGAVTATLVNTVARDNRAPFGVVSVDGEPLVPLPELTVSSSTLLTASKRQPPPIPLRIVNGTVTVRSSIVWSTGAAVLLHGGGVLDLDHSDVGGIAFPGVPGVVNDFGGNISADPQLVRANGSDVHLKATSPCVNAGTCVGAPPVDFEGDPRPVGAECDIGADERVS
- a CDS encoding cupin domain-containing protein — its product is MCTLVVVAVASVVIASADEARAGEAGRVTELMTQALPNVPGKEVTMITVDYAPGAVDPVHRHDGAAFLYVLEGTIEMQMEGGQKVTLEAGETFYEEPGRVHAVGRNTSDTKPAKFVVVLVKDRGTPLLEVVEP
- a CDS encoding alpha/beta hydrolase; translation: MGVFKTKDGTEIFYKGWGSGQPVMFHHGWPLSSDDWDAQMLFFLEKGYRVIAHDRRGHGRSTQTATGNDMDTYVEDVKQLVEALDLRDAIHIGHSTGGGEVARYVARYGKGRVAKAVLISAVPPIMVKSDKNPQGTPLEVFDGFRASLAANRAQFYLDVASGPFYGFNRPGAKRLDGVVWNWWRQGMMGGAKAHYDCIKAFSETDFTEDLKAIDVPTLILHGDDDQVVPIEASALLSAKLVKNSTLKVYKGFSHGAFTINADVINPDILAFIRG
- a CDS encoding HPF/RaiA family ribosome-associated protein translates to MKEPLRITYRGIEPTPAIEAKIRERAARLDRYYDDIISCHVTVDTPHRSQVKAKLYDVRIDLVVKGAEIVVRREPAQHPEHTDLYVAIRDAFDAAKRRLQDHARRQRREVKVNEHPPRARVARIFPDEGYGFLETPDGREIYFHRNSVLNGAFDRLTEGTLVRYAEEQGTEGPQASTVALP
- a CDS encoding CBS domain-containing protein; the protein is MLIEEWMSRPVHTVKPLDTIAHAREQMFRHRVNQLPVVRDGHVIGIVTDRDLRDAFPSVFTEIEEAITRELEPRRRRPRARDNDPGKVAVEMVMTHEPMTLSPQDTMEDAARLMRRERFGAVPIVENGRLVGIVTRSDVLDAFLGLASSMSEVSGA
- a CDS encoding RtcB family protein, which encodes MAAPKGIKRISDAVWELPTSFRSGMRVPIRVFATEDLVHAMDDAVFEQAANVARLPGIVGASMVMPDAHWGYGFPIGGVAAMDLEDGVISPGGIGFDINCGMRLVLTNLTLDEVRPRLRELVDALFERVPAGVGSRGFLELTPSEFADVLREGAPWCVRRGLGTEEDLRRTEERGCFPGADPDAVSERAVERGHHQIGTLGSGNHYLEIQVVRPEHVIDAKLAQRMGFVRPYQVAVMFHCGSRGFGHQVASDYVRLFLDVMTKKYGLEVLDRELACAPFRSPEGQRYFAAMKCAANVSFANRQVILHRVREVFSSVFRRAPEDLGLNQVYDVAHNTAKVETHVVGGVKRKLLVHRKGATRAFAPGMAGVPEELAEVGQPVIIGGSMESGSYLLVGTKGGEASFFSTAHGSGRTMSRHKAKKSFRGRELRDQLERRGIYVRSVSWSGLAEEAGAAYKDIDQVIAATARAGISRPVVRLTPIGNVKG
- a CDS encoding archease; translated protein: MPAPRFEYIEGVTADVTFRAYADDLDGLFWIAAEATASAMVGSLDSIAPTVAKPVLLTASELDLLLMVFLEELVFWKDAEQLLLRATEVRVASRDGEHEVRAELRGERIDPTRHRLEADVKAVTLAGLRVERTDDGWMAQVTLDV